One window of Corynebacterium doosanense CAU 212 = DSM 45436 genomic DNA carries:
- a CDS encoding ComEC/Rec2 family competence protein, whose protein sequence is MSELRLLPAALTCWGALIALLLTRESFPAYAVILAVSVLILLLREHGQALFTGSVGLLVVGAGDVRRRVAEAFSAPPEFPAAVTGAPSVTSSGSVLLEVRVAGYPGLLPVFTEDPEALELGSGTPVTVAAGLSPSGRPGLGLLVANGEVTPVGEPAGVAAFAGAVRRAFAESVSAHVPGEHRGLIPGMTLGDTSLQSDMSTDLYLQTGLSHLSAVSGANVAVVTTTALLLCRALSLGPRVQVAAAVGALLAYVCLVGTEPSILRAAVTGVVGLVAVIASSRMQPVHALSVAVLVLLVVDPGLAVDFGFALSVAATAGIVALMPVIARPLMPAGLPPVLARALAVAIAADAVTMPIIALMTGEVSLVSVLANVLVAPAAAPVTVLGLLATVLSLVPGPWEVPVLWLITPLTWWIHTVARVCAALPLVSVAAAPATVLLVYGWVIAGLVSRRVLLTTGCVALGAVWLAWPSISSPTIDPGELHTATVAGEEDVGAVPAGTQLIIVEDARGEPADRPTVTRDGVPVLYPNRDGPVTLHRDGTQHAADGRF, encoded by the coding sequence GTGAGCGAACTGCGTCTGCTCCCCGCGGCGCTGACGTGCTGGGGAGCACTCATTGCTCTGCTGCTGACACGCGAATCGTTTCCGGCGTATGCGGTGATTCTGGCCGTGTCCGTGCTCATTCTGCTGCTGCGCGAGCACGGCCAGGCGCTGTTCACGGGGTCGGTGGGCCTGCTCGTGGTCGGGGCCGGCGACGTGCGCCGACGGGTGGCGGAGGCGTTCTCCGCCCCGCCCGAGTTCCCGGCGGCCGTCACGGGCGCCCCGTCCGTGACCAGCTCCGGGTCGGTCCTCCTCGAGGTCCGCGTCGCGGGCTATCCCGGCCTTCTGCCGGTGTTTACCGAGGATCCCGAAGCCCTTGAGCTGGGTTCCGGCACCCCGGTCACGGTCGCGGCGGGGCTGAGCCCCTCGGGACGGCCGGGGCTCGGACTGCTCGTCGCCAACGGCGAGGTGACCCCCGTGGGGGAACCGGCCGGTGTGGCCGCATTCGCCGGGGCGGTCCGGCGGGCGTTCGCCGAGTCCGTGTCTGCCCATGTCCCCGGGGAACACCGCGGTCTGATCCCGGGAATGACGCTGGGGGACACCTCGCTGCAGAGCGACATGAGCACGGATCTCTACCTGCAGACGGGCCTGTCCCATCTCTCGGCAGTGAGCGGGGCCAACGTCGCCGTGGTAACCACGACGGCGTTGCTGCTCTGCCGGGCGCTGAGCCTGGGGCCGCGGGTCCAGGTCGCGGCGGCCGTCGGGGCACTCCTCGCCTACGTCTGTCTGGTGGGGACGGAGCCGTCCATTCTCCGGGCGGCGGTGACCGGGGTGGTGGGACTGGTGGCCGTCATCGCCTCCAGCAGGATGCAGCCCGTGCACGCGTTGTCGGTGGCGGTGCTGGTGCTGCTTGTCGTGGACCCAGGCCTGGCCGTGGATTTCGGGTTCGCCCTGTCCGTGGCCGCGACGGCAGGGATTGTCGCACTCATGCCGGTGATCGCCCGCCCCCTCATGCCCGCGGGCCTGCCACCCGTCCTGGCCCGCGCGCTGGCGGTGGCCATCGCGGCGGACGCGGTGACCATGCCGATCATCGCGCTCATGACCGGGGAGGTGTCCCTGGTGTCCGTGCTGGCCAACGTCCTGGTCGCGCCCGCGGCCGCTCCGGTGACGGTGCTCGGGCTCCTCGCCACCGTGCTCTCGCTCGTTCCGGGGCCGTGGGAGGTACCGGTGCTGTGGCTGATCACCCCACTGACCTGGTGGATACACACCGTGGCGCGGGTGTGCGCCGCCCTGCCGCTGGTGAGCGTCGCGGCGGCGCCGGCGACCGTGCTGCTGGTCTACGGCTGGGTGATCGCCGGGCTGGTCAGCCGGCGGGTGCTGCTGACAACCGGGTGCGTGGCGTTGGGCGCGGTGTGGTTGGCGTGGCCGTCGATAAGTTCACCGACCATCGACCCGGGTGAGCTGCACACCGCCACCGTGGCCGGCGAGGAGGACGTGGGCGCAGTACCGGCGGGGACGCAGCTCATCATCGTGGAGGACGCACGCGGCGAGCCCGCCGACCGGCCCACCGTGACCCGCGACGGCGTGCCCGTGTTGTACCCCAACCGCGACGGCCCGGTCACCCTGCACCGCGACGGCACGCAGCACGCTGCGGACGGGAGATTTTAG
- a CDS encoding ComEA family DNA-binding protein — protein MSNSVASRLGEFVRPTGEETRLDISFPDQPPRIAIGTRTAIIAAGVLAVIVGLMLSHLLFRTGDGALAPSAPAASAPAAVAPEAATSGGTIVVSVVGAVVVQGLVTLEPGARVADAIIAAGGLLEGADPAALNQAQLLVDGQQIVVPAVGAAPAPPAGSAGSAGAAAGGMVSLNSADAAGLSTLDGVGEATAAAIIEFREQNGGFTSIEQLMDVSGIGPAKFEAIKDHVTL, from the coding sequence ATGAGCAACAGTGTGGCCAGTCGCCTCGGTGAGTTCGTCCGTCCCACCGGTGAAGAAACCCGCCTCGACATCTCCTTTCCCGACCAGCCGCCGCGCATAGCCATCGGCACCCGGACGGCGATCATCGCCGCGGGTGTGCTGGCGGTGATCGTCGGCCTGATGCTGTCCCACCTGCTCTTCCGCACGGGTGACGGTGCGTTGGCTCCCTCCGCTCCCGCAGCCTCCGCACCCGCTGCGGTGGCGCCGGAAGCCGCCACTTCCGGGGGCACCATCGTCGTCTCCGTGGTGGGGGCCGTCGTGGTCCAGGGGCTGGTCACCCTCGAGCCGGGCGCGCGGGTGGCCGATGCGATCATCGCCGCAGGCGGGTTGCTCGAGGGCGCGGACCCGGCCGCGCTCAACCAGGCGCAGCTGCTGGTGGACGGGCAGCAGATCGTCGTCCCGGCCGTAGGCGCGGCACCGGCGCCACCGGCTGGTTCGGCTGGTTCGGCTGGAGCGGCGGCGGGCGGCATGGTGTCGCTGAATTCCGCCGACGCTGCGGGTCTGAGCACCCTCGACGGGGTGGGGGAGGCGACGGCGGCGGCGATCATCGAGTTCCGGGAGCAGAACGGGGGGTTCACCTCGATCGAGCAGCTCATGGATGTCTCCGGGATCGGCCCCGCCAAGTTCGAGGCCATCAAAGATCACGTGACGCTGTAG
- a CDS encoding DegV family protein: MAVRIVTDSSSGLPQEIVDELDITVLDLHVMSKEVKDGVETSTSGLSTLELVAAYARQLERGGDDGVVALHLSSALSSTHSAAEAAAAVFDDTVQVVETGTAGMAIGAAAMAAATRANSGADHDECLATAVDTLERSATWVYLHRIDGVRRSGRMSAGTAMLSAATLATKPLMQIVGGKLELVGKTRTQTKAFTKLVELVAESARGEACFVAIQHNEAADAASDLQELLEDVLPEGSSFLSTTMSEVLAVHTGVGAVGVSAVFAQAPVDESAETDAAE, from the coding sequence ATGGCCGTCAGAATTGTCACCGACTCCTCCTCCGGCCTGCCGCAGGAGATCGTCGACGAGCTGGACATCACCGTGCTCGACCTCCATGTCATGAGCAAAGAGGTCAAGGACGGGGTGGAGACTAGCACGTCCGGCCTCTCGACGCTGGAACTGGTGGCCGCCTACGCGCGGCAGCTCGAGCGGGGTGGGGACGACGGCGTCGTGGCGCTGCACCTCTCCAGCGCTCTCTCCTCCACCCACTCGGCGGCGGAGGCCGCGGCGGCGGTCTTCGACGACACCGTGCAGGTCGTGGAGACCGGAACGGCCGGCATGGCCATCGGCGCGGCGGCGATGGCGGCGGCGACGCGGGCGAACAGCGGGGCGGATCACGACGAATGCCTGGCCACGGCCGTCGATACGCTGGAACGCTCCGCCACCTGGGTGTATCTGCACCGCATCGACGGGGTGCGGCGATCCGGAAGGATGTCCGCCGGTACCGCGATGCTCTCGGCCGCGACCCTGGCCACCAAACCCCTCATGCAGATTGTGGGCGGCAAGCTCGAGCTGGTGGGAAAGACCCGCACGCAGACCAAGGCCTTCACCAAGCTGGTGGAGCTCGTCGCGGAGAGCGCCCGGGGAGAGGCGTGTTTTGTGGCCATCCAGCATAACGAGGCAGCGGACGCGGCGAGTGACCTCCAGGAGCTGCTCGAGGACGTCCTGCCGGAGGGTTCCAGCTTCCTCTCCACCACGATGTCCGAGGTCCTGGCCGTGCACACCGGTGTCGGCGCCGTCGGGGTCTCGGCCGTGTTCGCGCAGGCGCCTGTGGATGAATCCGCGGAAACGGACGCTGCGGAGTAG
- a CDS encoding histidine phosphatase family protein, translating to MSRRLIMLRHGQTIHNATRRMQGHLDTSLSEQGWEGARQVADCLRAAGISRIVSSDLSRAADTAGVVADLIGVDLQIDARLRETDLGQWQDLGHTEVDEQFPGARAAWRHDAQWAPPGGESRIDVARRARPVIDELMTSFPEWEGSTVLVVAHGGTISALTGSLLGFSPDMYPMLSTLNNTHFAVLTARPTYTPGSADALDDPRFETAAARFDPGAPVDAQWYLDGWNLGVVEL from the coding sequence ATGTCCCGTCGACTCATCATGCTGCGCCACGGCCAGACGATCCACAATGCCACGCGCCGCATGCAGGGCCACCTGGACACCAGTCTCTCCGAGCAGGGCTGGGAGGGTGCCCGCCAGGTGGCTGACTGCCTCCGGGCCGCCGGCATCTCCCGGATCGTCTCCTCCGACCTCTCCCGCGCCGCCGACACCGCCGGCGTGGTGGCGGACCTCATCGGCGTCGACCTGCAGATCGATGCCCGCCTGCGCGAGACCGACCTGGGGCAGTGGCAGGACCTCGGACACACCGAGGTGGACGAGCAGTTCCCCGGTGCGCGCGCAGCCTGGCGTCACGACGCCCAGTGGGCACCGCCCGGCGGAGAATCACGCATCGACGTCGCGCGACGCGCCCGCCCGGTCATCGACGAACTCATGACCTCCTTCCCGGAATGGGAGGGCTCGACGGTCCTGGTCGTCGCCCACGGCGGCACCATCTCCGCCCTCACCGGTTCGCTGCTCGGGTTCTCCCCGGACATGTATCCCATGCTCAGCACGCTGAATAACACACATTTCGCCGTGCTCACGGCCCGCCCGACCTACACCCCGGGTTCCGCTGACGCGCTAGACGATCCCCGCTTCGAGACCGCGGCAGCCCGGTTCGACCCCGGCGCACCCGTGGATGCGCAGTGGTACCTGGACGGGTGGAACCTGGGAGTGGTGGAACTCTAG
- the rsfS gene encoding ribosome silencing factor codes for MTASDSARNFAAIAARAADEKKGESIACYDVSDVMGISDVFVVVSASNDRQVGSIVEEVEDQLTAAGLEPLRREGHRENRWVLLDYGQFIVHVQRAQEREFYGLDRLYADTPLITIEGVDSFTRSSDFSDDVNTRTVGSIDEIPLAGDGPVEDDDEY; via the coding sequence TTGACCGCCTCTGACTCCGCCCGCAACTTCGCCGCGATCGCCGCCCGCGCCGCCGATGAGAAAAAGGGCGAATCCATCGCCTGTTACGACGTCTCCGACGTCATGGGCATTTCCGATGTCTTTGTCGTCGTCTCCGCCTCCAACGACCGCCAGGTCGGCTCCATCGTGGAAGAAGTTGAGGATCAGCTCACCGCGGCCGGCCTTGAGCCGCTGCGACGCGAGGGTCACCGGGAGAACCGCTGGGTGCTGCTCGACTACGGTCAGTTCATCGTCCACGTGCAGCGGGCCCAGGAGCGCGAGTTCTACGGCCTCGACCGCCTCTACGCCGACACCCCGCTCATCACCATCGAGGGTGTGGACTCCTTCACCCGGTCGAGCGACTTCTCGGATGACGTCAACACCCGCACCGTGGGATCCATCGACGAGATCCCGCTGGCCGGCGACGGTCCAGTCGAGGACGACGACGAGTACTAG
- the nadD gene encoding nicotinate-nucleotide adenylyltransferase, with the protein MSTRARIGIMGGTFDPIHHGHLVAASEVAHRFALDRVIFVPTGQPWQKSEKEVSPAEHRYLMTVIATASNPRFEVSRVDIDRDGPTYTVDTLRDLRALHPDAEFFFITGADALGSILSWHEWEAMFDEATFVGVTRPGYTLSEDMLPPEKQKLVELIDVPAMAISSTDCRERAMSGLPVWYLVPDGVVQYIAKNSLYAPPTIPDN; encoded by the coding sequence ATGAGCACGCGCGCACGCATCGGCATCATGGGTGGAACCTTCGACCCGATCCACCATGGCCACCTGGTGGCGGCGAGTGAGGTCGCCCACCGCTTCGCGCTCGACCGGGTGATCTTTGTGCCCACCGGGCAGCCCTGGCAGAAGTCCGAGAAAGAGGTCAGCCCCGCCGAGCACCGCTATCTCATGACCGTGATCGCCACGGCGTCCAACCCACGCTTCGAGGTCAGCCGGGTGGACATTGACCGGGATGGCCCGACGTACACCGTCGATACGCTGCGGGACCTGCGTGCGCTTCATCCGGACGCCGAATTCTTCTTCATCACCGGCGCCGACGCCCTGGGGTCGATCCTCTCCTGGCACGAGTGGGAGGCGATGTTCGACGAGGCGACGTTCGTGGGTGTCACGCGGCCCGGATACACCCTCAGCGAGGACATGCTCCCGCCGGAGAAGCAGAAGCTGGTGGAACTCATCGACGTCCCCGCGATGGCCATTTCCTCCACCGACTGCCGCGAGCGGGCCATGTCCGGTCTGCCGGTGTGGTACCTCGTTCCCGACGGGGTGGTTCAGTACATCGCCAAAAACAGCCTCTACGCGCCGCCGACGATCCCGGACAACTAG
- a CDS encoding cutinase family protein, producing the protein MTRSLPALFASLAAAVTAAVAPATIATPVAAAQDSCPAVAVVAARGSGQTQVAPTSYSGGPRTSNGWEGETMRAMLRTAESRYAATHGGASLMKDVDVIGLDPSYYPAAYPALPDPNVPIPDGTLARARLAADLAIPAVNVTLAAAGQFTESVTAGRDGVMRGIDDYQNRTGCAPQYVLTGYSQGAMVVAEHERELARRGQLAGVIYLGNPMTRAGDWSTVGVAGGGAGGMIGSLPVNSVSVAATDHRVNYCLPQDGVCDTSEQTLRESQGNGGNHGRYFLAPSPWDNQVVDAFGSWVDEVRY; encoded by the coding sequence GTGACCCGCTCGCTTCCCGCCCTGTTCGCCTCCCTCGCCGCCGCTGTCACCGCCGCCGTCGCTCCCGCCACCATCGCGACACCCGTAGCCGCCGCCCAGGACAGCTGCCCGGCTGTCGCGGTCGTCGCCGCCCGCGGCTCCGGCCAGACCCAGGTGGCCCCCACCAGCTACTCCGGTGGGCCCCGGACCAGCAACGGATGGGAAGGCGAGACCATGCGCGCCATGCTGCGCACCGCCGAGAGCCGCTACGCCGCCACCCACGGCGGCGCTTCGCTGATGAAGGACGTCGACGTCATCGGCCTCGACCCCTCGTACTACCCGGCGGCCTATCCCGCGCTTCCCGATCCCAACGTGCCTATCCCGGACGGCACCCTCGCCCGGGCCCGCCTCGCCGCGGACCTGGCGATCCCTGCCGTCAACGTCACTCTCGCCGCCGCCGGTCAGTTCACCGAGTCCGTCACGGCCGGGCGCGACGGGGTCATGCGCGGCATCGACGACTACCAGAACCGCACCGGCTGCGCCCCGCAGTACGTGCTCACCGGTTACTCGCAGGGCGCGATGGTCGTCGCCGAGCACGAGCGTGAGCTGGCCCGCCGCGGTCAGCTCGCCGGAGTGATCTACCTGGGCAACCCCATGACCCGCGCCGGTGACTGGTCCACCGTCGGCGTCGCCGGGGGAGGGGCCGGCGGAATGATCGGTTCGCTGCCCGTCAACTCCGTCTCCGTGGCCGCCACCGACCACCGCGTGAACTACTGCCTGCCCCAGGACGGCGTGTGTGACACCTCCGAGCAGACGCTGCGCGAATCGCAGGGCAACGGCGGCAACCACGGCCGGTACTTCCTCGCGCCGAGCCCCTGGGACAACCAGGTCGTCGACGCCTTCGGCTCCTGGGTGGACGAGGTCCGGTACTAG
- a CDS encoding PE-PPE domain-containing protein: MSNRAVLLTGLMVFSSLVVPRTAAAAVETEACPEVAVVAARGSEQNDELTPMRYAPESRWESNGYEAENISGLITAASARHLGRTGEQLMTNVPVIGLDNSVYPAAMPLPELIQDGEDVDAAVFAQRASSVLSSRSPVEISSTAATAFDDSLRRGVSGTPGYLQAWEEATGCAPDYVLIGYSQGAMVLTAVEKQLAEQGRLRGVIYMGNPLLRPGDPSIVGKRVSSGGMATALGDRWPRESGVDRRINYCLPRDIVCDLSPDTVAGQFGATGGTHPEYYAEDAEDPSAGLVADTFAGWVSSEDS; the protein is encoded by the coding sequence ATGAGTAATCGCGCAGTCCTGCTGACTGGCTTAATGGTCTTTTCTTCACTGGTGGTTCCGCGCACTGCGGCAGCGGCTGTGGAGACGGAAGCCTGCCCCGAGGTCGCCGTGGTCGCCGCCCGGGGCAGCGAGCAGAACGACGAGCTCACCCCCATGCGCTACGCGCCGGAGTCACGCTGGGAATCCAACGGTTACGAGGCGGAGAACATCTCCGGCCTCATCACCGCGGCCTCCGCCCGCCACCTCGGGCGCACCGGGGAGCAGCTCATGACCAACGTCCCGGTCATCGGCCTGGACAACTCCGTCTACCCGGCGGCGATGCCCCTGCCCGAACTGATCCAGGACGGGGAGGACGTGGACGCCGCGGTCTTCGCGCAGCGCGCCAGCTCGGTGCTGTCGTCCCGCTCGCCGGTGGAGATCAGTTCGACGGCGGCCACTGCCTTCGACGATTCGCTGCGCCGGGGCGTGTCGGGCACGCCGGGGTACCTCCAGGCCTGGGAGGAGGCCACCGGCTGCGCCCCCGATTACGTGCTCATCGGATACTCACAGGGCGCAATGGTGCTCACGGCCGTCGAGAAGCAGCTTGCGGAGCAGGGGAGGCTGCGCGGCGTGATCTACATGGGTAATCCGCTGCTGCGGCCGGGCGATCCGAGCATCGTGGGTAAGCGGGTGAGCAGCGGCGGAATGGCCACGGCGCTGGGTGATCGCTGGCCACGGGAGTCCGGAGTGGACCGGAGAATCAACTACTGCCTGCCCCGGGACATCGTCTGCGACCTCTCCCCGGACACCGTTGCGGGCCAGTTTGGCGCGACGGGCGGGACGCACCCCGAGTACTACGCCGAGGACGCGGAGGACCCGTCCGCGGGCCTGGTCGCGGACACGTTCGCCGGGTGGGTGAGCAGCGAAGACAGTTAG
- a CDS encoding glutamate-5-semialdehyde dehydrogenase has translation MNDHPQSERDEVLAKAHAAKEVAPILAALPTPEKNTLLRAAAETLIERREEILAANARDIATGRDAGMAESFIDRLRLDEARIDGIADGLRQVGSLDDPVGEIIQGRRMDNGILMRQVRVPLGVMGMVYEARPNVTVDAFGLALKSGNVALLRGSKSARESNTTLVEILQDVCAAHGLPREIVQLLPCETHDSVQDLITARGLVDVVIPRGSARLIEAVVTGATVPAIETGTGNCHFYVDAYADVDSAIDMVINGKTRRCSVCNATETVLIDASLPDPEKLRIIAALQAAGVTVHGDVDELASIGAEDIVAADDTDWGEEYLSFDIAAKIVDGVDGATEHIRLWSTGHTEAIATLNAYTARTFADRVDAAAVMINASTAFTDGEMYGMGAEIGISTQKLHARGPMALPELTSTKWILEGTGQTRA, from the coding sequence ATGAACGATCATCCCCAGTCCGAGCGCGACGAGGTCCTGGCCAAGGCACATGCCGCGAAGGAGGTCGCCCCGATCCTGGCGGCCCTGCCCACGCCGGAGAAGAACACCCTGCTGCGCGCTGCCGCAGAAACCCTCATCGAGCGGCGCGAGGAGATCCTGGCTGCGAACGCCAGGGACATCGCCACCGGCCGCGACGCGGGCATGGCGGAATCCTTCATCGACCGCCTGCGTCTGGACGAGGCCCGCATCGACGGCATCGCCGACGGGCTGCGCCAGGTGGGCAGCCTCGATGATCCGGTGGGGGAGATCATCCAGGGTCGACGCATGGACAACGGCATCCTCATGCGTCAGGTCCGTGTTCCCCTCGGCGTCATGGGCATGGTCTACGAGGCCCGCCCCAACGTCACCGTCGACGCGTTCGGGCTGGCACTGAAGTCCGGCAACGTCGCGCTGTTGAGGGGTTCCAAGTCCGCGCGTGAATCCAACACGACGCTGGTGGAGATACTTCAGGATGTCTGTGCGGCGCACGGTCTGCCGCGGGAGATCGTCCAGCTCCTGCCCTGCGAGACCCACGATTCGGTGCAGGACCTCATCACCGCCCGCGGCCTGGTCGACGTGGTCATTCCCCGCGGCAGCGCGCGGCTCATCGAGGCCGTGGTCACCGGCGCGACCGTCCCCGCGATCGAGACGGGTACGGGAAACTGCCACTTCTACGTCGACGCGTATGCGGACGTCGACTCGGCCATCGACATGGTCATCAACGGCAAAACCCGCCGCTGCTCGGTGTGCAACGCCACGGAGACGGTGCTTATCGACGCCTCGCTGCCCGATCCCGAGAAACTCCGCATCATCGCTGCTCTGCAGGCCGCCGGGGTCACGGTGCACGGCGATGTCGACGAGCTCGCGTCCATCGGCGCGGAGGACATCGTGGCCGCCGACGACACGGACTGGGGCGAGGAGTACCTCTCCTTCGACATCGCCGCCAAGATCGTCGACGGCGTCGACGGAGCCACCGAGCACATCAGGCTGTGGAGCACGGGACACACCGAGGCGATCGCCACGCTCAACGCGTACACCGCCCGCACCTTCGCTGACCGTGTCGACGCCGCGGCCGTGATGATCAACGCGTCCACCGCCTTCACCGACGGGGAGATGTACGGCATGGGCGCGGAGATCGGCATCTCCACGCAGAAGCTCCACGCCCGCGGGCCGATGGCGCTGCCGGAGCTGACCTCTACGAAGTGGATTCTGGAGGGTACGGGGCAGACTCGGGCCTAA
- a CDS encoding PepSY domain-containing protein, producing the protein MTIRRSILATTVAVSTAFALAACSDAADTANDAAGSATSAAASATDSAGSAVSSATSSASEASASSAASETSSAVREGELDPAFAAISAVKAEYADGIITAIDRDDNDETFDVDVVVGEDVLDLVVNADGAITEEERENDGDDVLEAQKATVTIDDAITDALERHPEGVIDEVSLEEDDGMLNWEIDLDGQDRSDLAEFSVRAS; encoded by the coding sequence ATGACCATCCGTAGAAGCATTCTCGCCACCACCGTCGCGGTCTCTACCGCGTTCGCCCTCGCAGCCTGCTCGGACGCCGCCGACACCGCCAACGATGCCGCAGGCTCCGCCACCAGCGCGGCCGCCAGCGCCACGGATTCCGCCGGTTCCGCCGTCAGCTCCGCCACGAGCTCCGCGTCCGAGGCCTCGGCATCCTCCGCCGCCTCCGAGACCAGCTCGGCCGTGCGCGAGGGCGAGCTTGACCCGGCATTCGCCGCGATCTCCGCAGTGAAGGCCGAGTACGCCGACGGCATCATCACCGCGATCGACCGCGACGACAACGACGAGACCTTCGATGTCGACGTGGTCGTGGGCGAGGACGTGCTCGACCTGGTGGTCAACGCCGACGGCGCCATCACCGAGGAGGAGCGCGAGAACGACGGCGACGATGTCCTCGAGGCCCAGAAGGCCACCGTCACCATCGACGACGCCATCACCGACGCCCTCGAGCGCCACCCCGAGGGTGTCATCGACGAGGTCAGCCTCGAGGAGGACGACGGGATGCTCAACTGGGAGATCGACCTCGATGGCCAGGACCGCAGCGATCTTGCGGAGTTCAGCGTCCGCGCCAGCTAA
- a CDS encoding D-isomer specific 2-hydroxyacid dehydrogenase family protein yields MKFTMHPERWDEVIAEVEEAGHTHVPDPADADFLIFNGRPRDFPDPLPEGIRFIQWPFAGVDHLIARGVMTPSVRWANAAGVYARPVAEVALGLIIAQFHHFKATALAGSFAHKEKVEATQQWLFRDKTVALFGAGGIARELIEMLRPFGVRTIAVNRSGHEVAGADETFALDSAGDVWGRTDIVVLSMPLTDQTRGLVDAEKFRLMKDSALLVNVGRGALVDTDDLVQALNDAQIAGAAMDVTDPEPLPEGHPLWAMDNVLISPHIAAPAEVARMLIGEQVIANAAAFERGETMPTEVDVEAGY; encoded by the coding sequence ATGAAATTCACCATGCACCCCGAACGCTGGGACGAGGTCATCGCCGAGGTCGAGGAGGCGGGCCACACCCACGTTCCGGATCCCGCGGACGCTGACTTCCTCATCTTCAACGGCCGGCCCCGCGACTTCCCCGACCCGCTCCCCGAGGGCATTCGATTCATCCAGTGGCCCTTTGCCGGGGTGGATCACCTCATCGCGCGGGGAGTGATGACCCCCTCGGTGCGCTGGGCCAACGCCGCCGGCGTCTACGCCCGGCCGGTAGCGGAGGTGGCGCTGGGGCTCATCATCGCGCAGTTCCACCATTTCAAGGCCACCGCCCTTGCCGGTTCCTTCGCCCACAAGGAGAAGGTGGAGGCCACCCAGCAGTGGCTCTTCCGGGATAAGACGGTGGCCCTGTTCGGCGCCGGCGGCATCGCCCGCGAGCTCATCGAGATGCTGCGCCCCTTCGGCGTGCGCACCATCGCGGTCAACCGCTCGGGCCACGAGGTGGCGGGAGCCGACGAGACATTCGCGCTCGACTCCGCCGGTGACGTGTGGGGCCGCACCGACATTGTGGTGCTCTCCATGCCGCTGACGGATCAGACCCGCGGGCTCGTCGACGCGGAGAAGTTCCGGTTGATGAAAGACAGCGCCCTGCTGGTCAACGTCGGGCGCGGGGCCCTGGTGGACACGGACGACCTGGTGCAGGCGCTTAACGACGCCCAGATCGCCGGCGCCGCCATGGACGTCACCGATCCCGAGCCGCTTCCCGAGGGCCACCCGCTGTGGGCCATGGACAACGTGCTCATCTCCCCGCACATCGCCGCCCCGGCGGAGGTGGCGCGCATGCTCATCGGGGAGCAGGTCATCGCCAACGCCGCGGCGTTTGAGCGGGGCGAGACGATGCCCACCGAGGTCGACGTCGAGGCGGGTTACTGA